In Trifolium pratense cultivar HEN17-A07 linkage group LG7, ARS_RC_1.1, whole genome shotgun sequence, a genomic segment contains:
- the LOC123895782 gene encoding uncharacterized protein LOC123895782 produces MAPADHSKGSLTATKSFAQALSNSCNIPISNLAKPCLKGEQISIKITEVEYLAGVLDCQNVLHGRFTLPKGSSPIRMQDLKERILKFWKTNEQWSMVSLGKGYFEFIFSSLDDLSVVRSIGFWNLSSGLLRTFAWSADFNPFTVQPTNAQIWIRIHGLAREYWRPYILFEIVGAVGTPLALDEATKKRTFGHFARILIDVDLNSNLRERILIERNDFDFYVDVEYENIPPFCNACQIIGHSLKNCKYQNPPKATTSLVNKRKMETVTMSSASEPLVIASNQGVADVDPLIEDLTRDKEVEEAHAIDLAKKPRVDPLSITPDLRIVGSWSDAVTDLDYIQDPPSWCSTSSNVTASDVGLNPHVAHDLEILRNWKDYEASDIGHRVYTDEEETATTINYLKNRSAAVEEPFTDVVSKAKKKKSQKGFPVRYTRSMRTFFVALFA; encoded by the exons ATGGCTCCTGCCGATCATTCAAAGGGTTCTTTGACGGCAACAAAGTCATTTGCACAGGCTCTGTCCAATTCGTGCAATATCCCAATCTCAAATCTAGCCAAACCTTGTCTGAAAGGTGAgcaaatttcaataaaaatcacTGAGGTTGAATATTTGGCCGGTGTCCTTGACTGTCAAAATGTCCTTCACGGACGGTTTACTCTCCCGAAGGGTTCATCACCTATCCGTATGCAAGATTTGAAAGAAAGAATCCTGAAGTTCTGGAAAACTAATGAGCAGTGGTCCATGGTGTCCTTAGGTAAaggttattttgaatttattttttcatcctTGGATGATTTAAGTGTAGTAAGATCCATAGGTTTTTGGAATCTCTCATCGGGTCTACTTAGAACCTTTGCTTGGTCTGCTGATTTTAATCCTTTTACTGTGCAACCAACTAATGCGCAAATATGGATTCGCATTCATGGGCTTGCCCGTGAATATTGGAGGCCTTATATTCTGTTTGAAATTGTTGGGGCTGTAGGTACTCCTTTGGCTCTCGATGAGGCAACTAAGAAGAGAACTTTTGGTCACTTTGCTAGAATTTTAATAGACGTTGATTTGAATTCAAACTTGCGTGAAAGAATCCTTATTGAAAggaatgattttgatttttatgtgGATGTTGAGTATGAGAATATTCCCCCATTTTGCAATGCTTGTCAAATAATTGGGCATTCTTTGAAGAATTGCAAGTATCAGAATCCTCCAAAAGCCACTACGAGTTTAGTGAACAAGAGAAAAATGGAGACTGTTACTATGTCTTCTGCTTCAGAACCGTTGGTAATTGCATCCAATCAAGGTGTGGCAGATGTAGATCCGCTTATTGAAGATCTTACAAGAGACAAAGAG GTTGAGGAGGCTCATGCTATTGATCTTGCTAAGAAACCAAGAGTCGATCCACTGAGTATCACTCCGGACTTGCGGATTGTTGGTTCCTGGAGTGACGCAGTGACAGACTTGGACTACATTCAAGATCCCCCATCTTGGTGCAGTACTTCTTCCAACGTCACTGCCTCTGATGTTGGTCTAAATCCCCATGTAGCTCATGACTTGGAGATTTTGAGAAATTGGAAAGATTATGAGGCTAGCGACATTGGGCATAGGGTGTATACTGATGAGGAAGAGACCGCAACaactattaattatttgaagAACCGCTCTGCTGCTGTGGAAGAACCTTTTACTGATGTGGTGTCTAAggctaagaaaaagaaatcgCAGAAGGGATTTCCGGTTCGTTATACCCGTTCTATGAGAA CTTTTTTTGTTGCTCTTTTTGCTTGA
- the LOC123895781 gene encoding uncharacterized protein LOC123895781 translates to MLNNSDQYCMQIITTITYSIWFARNNKIFQHNDAPVIVAIERALKILHEYQRNIHENRLTTTAPESSIVGNNKSWSPPPKDCLKLNVDAHLSGDGHWGLGLVLRREDGHCIGAATKMIQGKDDVCMAEVMGCCEALELIWKLQLPQVVIEMDSATVVRAIQKQDFPRSHWGQAARRCARALSQDSQSRLSVRWIARDGNRAAHALARWALIKPNKLWTNEFPNCLIHHIQKDMEFVP, encoded by the coding sequence ATGCTCAACAATTCGGATCAATATTGCATGCAAATTATCACAACTATCACCTACAGTATTTGGTTTGCTCGAAACAATAAAATTTTTCAACATAATGACGCACCTGTGATTGTGGCTATTGAGCGAGCTTTGAAAATACTCCATGAGTATCAGCGCAATATCCATGAAAACCGCCTCACGACCACGGCCCCCGAATCTTCGATTGTTGGTAACAATAAAAGTTGGAGTCCACCTCCTAAGGACTGCCTAAAGCTTAATGTGGATGCTCACCTGTCGGGTGATGGCCATTGGGGTTTAGGTCTGGTACTGCGGAGGGAGGATGGCCACTGCATTGGAGCTGCAACGAAGATGATTCAAGGGAAGGACGATGTGTGTATGGCGGAGGTGATGGGTTGCTGCGAAGCTTTAGAGCTTATTTGGAAACTTCAACTCCCACAGGTCGTTATTGAGATGGATTCAGCTACGGTGGTGCGAGCGATTCAGAAGCAAGATTTCCCTCGAAGCCATTGGGGTCAAGCGGCTCGTCGTTGTGCTAGGGCACTCTCTCAAGACAGTCAATCTCGTTTATCTGTTCGTTGGATTGCAAGGGATGGGAATAGAGCTGCACATGCTCTGGCTCGATGGGCCTTAATTAAGCCCAATAAGCTTTGGACCAATGAATTCCCTAATTGTCTTATTCACCATATCCAAAAAGATATGGAATTTGTACCCTAA
- the LOC123898199 gene encoding uncharacterized protein LOC123898199 produces MREFFSSNSTMNAIVNALPKKKRQQTIESIFHNYSSSSITRRVDAQFPRIIFQTKNKNVITQDFKIGLHVIIHRAEGLDQFADDPSVKNRDYNVVYWIKPDEEIHTKVVEGFVTPEWNQANDFMLENLDDDSFLNVEVQRFNSLDDPGTSSGNVVVGRVKIPLPTVFNRREVRSFPLLRSDEKGCRLEGNILLSMRLKKIEPFRFYDDDDLIFNE; encoded by the coding sequence ATGCGTGAATTCTTTTCTTCAAATTCCACCATGAATGCGATTGTGAACGCTCttccaaaaaagaaaagacagCAAACAATAGAAAGTATTTTTCATAATTACTCTTCCAGCAGCATTACACGACGTGTAGATGCACAATTTCCAAGAATAATATTTCAAACCAAGAACAAAAACGTAATCACTCAAGATTTCAAAATTGGTTTGCATGTGATAATTCACAGAGCAGAAGGACTCGATCAATTCGCGGATGATCCGAGCGTCAAGAACAGAGATTACAATGTTGTGTATTGGATTAAACCTGATGAAGAAATTCACACTAAGGTTGTTGAAGGTTTTGTTACACCTGAATGGAACCAAGCTAATGATTTTATGTTAGAGAATCTTGATGATGATAGTTTTTTGAATGTTGAGGTACAAAGGTTTAATTCTTTGGATGATCCTGGTACATCTAGTGGTAATGTGGTTGTTGGGAGGGTGAAGATTCCGCTTCCGACGGTGTTTAATCGAAGGGAAGTCCGGTCGTTTCCTCTGCTTAGGAGTGATGAAAAGGGATGTAGGCTTGAAGGGAATATCTTGCTTTCTATGAGACTTAAGAAAATCGAGCCTTTTAGgttttatgatgatgatgatttgatttttaatgaataa